In Desulfovibrio sp. UIB00, the sequence TGGTCAAACTTGTAGGAAAAAGTGGCAAGCCCGCAGATTATAAGGGTATGACAGCGGCTGAATTTTTCTATGGGGATGCCAACAAGCGCACCATCTGTCATAAATGTCTGAGCGAGGGAGTGAACGCACATGGCATTGAAGCTGCAATGACCTTTGCAGACGGCCAGCACAAAAACCTGCGCATTGATGCCTCGCTGATCCGCGATCTGGACGGCAACATTGTGGGCGCAGTAACACTTGTGTTTGACCTGACGGAAATCAAAAAGCAGCAGGCCACCATCGAGCAACAGCGTGATGCCGTTGCCCAGGTGGCGCAGAACGCCAATGCCATCGCTGACAGGCTTTCCACAGCGACCGAAGAGCTTTCCACCCAGGTGGAACAGGCCAGCCGTGGCGCGGATCAGCAGACGCAGCGCGTTTCTGAAACTGCCACCGCCATGGAGCAGATGAATGCCTCGGTGCTTGAAGTTGCGCGCAATGCGGGCGGCGCGTCCGACACCACCATTAATGCCAAGCGCAAGGCGGAACACGGCGCAGAAGTGGTCAATAAGGTGGTGCAGGGCATCAACCAGTTGCACACGCAGGCTATGGGCCTTAAGACCGGTATGGCCTCGCTGGGCGATCAGGCCCAGAGTATCGGCCAGATCATGACCGTGATTTCAGACATTGCAGATCAGACCAACCTGCTGGCCCTTAACGCAGCTATTGAGGCGGCGCGCGCGGGCGAAGCCGGACGCGGATTTGCAGTTGTGGCCGACGAGGTGCGCAAACTGGCGGAAAAGACCATGCAGGCAACCCGCGAGGTTGGTTCCGCCATTCAGGGCATCCAGAATGGCACCACGCAGAACATTGATCAGGTCAACCAGACTGTAGACACCATCGAGCAGACTACTGAACTTGCCGGAACCTCCGGCGAGGCGCTCTCAGAAATTGTGGTGCTGGTGGATCAGGCTGCGGATCAGGCGCATTCCATCGCCGCCGCCGCAGAAGAACAGTCGGCCACCAGCGACGAGATCAACCGCGCCGTGGAACAGATCAATACCATCAGCTCTGAGACGGCCTCCGCCATGTCGCAATCTGCAAACGCAGTGACGGAACTGGCAAAGCAGGCGCAGGAACTCAAAAAGCTCATTGCGCAGATGGTTTCCTAAAAACGCACAAAGGGGGCAGTGCGCAAGCCTGCCCTCCCCTGCAACAAACTCAAAGCCCCTGAATGGTCTACCATTCAGGGGCTTTATCGCGCTCTGGCCCATGTACTCAGACTCGGCAACAATAAAACAGATCAGGCCCGCCTTCGTTCAATGCAGCACCTAACGTGCTGCCACTGGACGAAAACGGGCCTTTTTAAACCACCTGGCTTTGGTCTGTACAAAAAACATTCAAGACTGAAATTTCGTCCAGACAAAACAACCAGTGATGTGTACTAAATATCCTTGATCACATCCTGCATGCTGTAGAGCTTGCCGGGCTTCTGCCCTGCCATCCAGCCGGCGGCGCGGATAGCGCCACGCGCGAAATTCTCGCGCGAGTGGGCCTGATGGGTCACTTCAATGCGCTCCCCAGGTCCCATAAAGTACACGGTATGCACGCCCACCACATCGCCGCCGCGTATGGCCTGAATGCCGATCTGCTCCTTGGGGCGAGCGCCGATGATGCCGTCACGGGCGGAGCAGCGCACATCGTTGAGCTTCCAGTCGCGGGCCTCGGCAATGCATTCACCAAGGGTCAGGGCCGTGCCGCTGGGGCTGTCCTTTTTGCGGTTGTGGTGCAGTTCCACCATTTCAATATCATAATCTTCGCCAAGGGCCTTGGTGAGCTGGGGCAGGATGTTGAGCAGAACGTTCACGCCGATGCTCATGTTCGAGGCCCAGAAAATCGGGGCCTTGGCGGCAAGGACGCGCAGCTCATCCTTTTCTTCATCGGTAAAACCCGTGGTGCCGATCACAAGGGCATTGCCGGTCTGCGCCACGGCCTTGGCCGATTGCAGGCTCACCGCAGGCGCGGTGAAATCAATGACCACTGCCCCCGGGAGCTTGGGCAAGAGGGCCGCCAAGCTGTCGGAAACAGGGCAGGCAGCGCCCGCAAGAGCGGCTATGCGCTCCGGGCTGTCCACCAGCCCCGCAAGGGTGAACTGGGGGTCGGCTTCCACAAGCCCGCTGATGGTTTTGCCCATGCGCCCGCTGGCCCCGACCACAATAATAGAAGTGCTCATAGCTTCTCCGTTTCCGTTATTCCGGCTCAATGCCGGATTCACGCAACAGGTTTTTGAATTCCGTTTCATCCAGCACGGTTACGCCAAGGGAGCGCGCCTTGTCCAGTTTGCTGCCCGCCTTTTCGCCCGCAACCAGATAGTCCAGCTTCTTGCTGACAGCACCAAGTGGAACAGCCCCGGCGGCCTCGGCCCACTTTTGCGCCGTGCCACGCGGCACGCTGATGGTGCCCGTAAAGAGAATGGTTTTGCCAGCCAGCGGCCCTTCGGCAAGGGTTTGCGTGCCCTGAGCCGAATCTGCGCCCTTGGGCCACGGGCCGTTCTCCTTGAGCCGCGCAAGCTGCTCGCGGTTGGCTGGGCTGTCAAAGAAGTTGCGTATGGACGAAGCCACTTCCGGCCCCACATCGGGCAGGGCCAGCAGGCTTTCCACCGTAGCATTTTCCAGTTCGTCCAGATCGGCAAAGCGCGCCGCCAAGGTGCGGGCCGTCTGCTCGCCCACGTGGCGGATGCCAAGGGCGCTGATAAGCCTTTGCAGGGTCGCGGTGTGCCGGGCGCTTTCCAGCGAATCCACAAACTTTTGCGCCAGCACCTCGCCCATGCGTTCAAAGCCCAGCAGCTCCTGCACGGTGAGGCTGAACAGATCGGCTGGCGACTGTACGCGTCCGCTGGTCACAAGCTGCTCGATCCACTTTTGCCCCACGCCCTGAATATCAAGCCCGGCCTTGGAAACAAAGTGGGTTATGGAGCGCAGCCGGATGGCGGGGCAAGCCAGATTCTCGCACCGCCAGGCAGCCTCGCCTTCTTCGCGGTACACAGGTTGCCCACAGGCCGGGCATGTGCGGGGAAACTGATAAGGTTCAGCGCCTGCGGGCCGTTTATCCAGCACCGGGCCGACCACTTCGGGGATAACATCGCCCGCGCGCTGCACAATGACGGTATCGCCCACGCGCACGTCGCGCGCGCGGATTTCATCCTCATTATGCAGGGTTGCGCGCGAAACCATGACCCCCCCCACAGCCACAGGCGCAAGCATGGCCACAGGCGTAAGCGCCCCTGTGCGGCCCACCTGAATTTCTATGCCCTCAAGTAAGGTCTGCGCCTGCATGGCCGGAAACTTGAAGGCCACG encodes:
- the dapB gene encoding 4-hydroxy-tetrahydrodipicolinate reductase encodes the protein MSTSIIVVGASGRMGKTISGLVEADPQFTLAGLVDSPERIAALAGAACPVSDSLAALLPKLPGAVVIDFTAPAVSLQSAKAVAQTGNALVIGTTGFTDEEKDELRVLAAKAPIFWASNMSIGVNVLLNILPQLTKALGEDYDIEMVELHHNRKKDSPSGTALTLGECIAEARDWKLNDVRCSARDGIIGARPKEQIGIQAIRGGDVVGVHTVYFMGPGERIEVTHQAHSRENFARGAIRAAGWMAGQKPGKLYSMQDVIKDI
- the ligA gene encoding NAD-dependent DNA ligase LigA, with translation MSQNSRNGRQEQNSLFATGPAGGPSSEERNRARWLAAELERHNYLYHTQDAPEISDDQFDALFHELAALEDRWPELRSAHSPTLRVGGKLLDGLAKKSHSRQMYGLDNVFSVEEWRDFVERMRRAWDTEVNGPLPQAFWCDPKLDGLALEIIYANGVLQEALTRGDGEVGEVVTEAVRTIRTVPLHLRGEGPFPARLEVRGEVVMFKKDFDALNARQESLGQKTFANPRNAAAGTLRQLDISVTESRPLRFLAYSLGDAQWAPAQPCRLHSDLMARLREYGFLTPPNGKLCANPQDVEEYVNWVRENRPEFAMEIDGAVAKQNDLEAQEALGFTARAPRFAVAFKFPAMQAQTLLEGIEIQVGRTGALTPVAMLAPVAVGGVMVSRATLHNEDEIRARDVRVGDTVIVQRAGDVIPEVVGPVLDKRPAGAEPYQFPRTCPACGQPVYREEGEAAWRCENLACPAIRLRSITHFVSKAGLDIQGVGQKWIEQLVTSGRVQSPADLFSLTVQELLGFERMGEVLAQKFVDSLESARHTATLQRLISALGIRHVGEQTARTLAARFADLDELENATVESLLALPDVGPEVASSIRNFFDSPANREQLARLKENGPWPKGADSAQGTQTLAEGPLAGKTILFTGTISVPRGTAQKWAEAAGAVPLGAVSKKLDYLVAGEKAGSKLDKARSLGVTVLDETEFKNLLRESGIEPE